One Bradyrhizobium sp. CCGB12 genomic window carries:
- a CDS encoding ABC transporter substrate-binding protein, with translation MRINSHRHSITRRLAASLLAAVVTLSTAAASLAADTVVLRVGDQKGGNRSLLEISGYAKDLPYRIEWSEFPAAAPILEALNAGALDVGYTGDLSFLSVYAAGAPIKAIGGTRSDAKTQAILVRQDSPIKSAADLKGKRLAGTRGGWGQFLIDATLEKAEIKLVDATFAPLGPVDAKIALLAGSIDAWAVWEPYVSFATLKDKARVIANGEGLTPTITFIVASDNAIATKRAAVQDLVQRLNKARLWSLDHLPQYAKSTAELTKLPEDVLLSAYTAQRTSPIVIDESVVKEVQAASDRSTRYRILPKKLDVGKAVDRSFTAAAAGSN, from the coding sequence ATGCGCATCAACTCCCATCGTCATTCCATCACCCGCCGTCTCGCGGCATCGCTGCTTGCCGCCGTCGTTACCTTGTCGACGGCCGCCGCATCGCTTGCGGCCGACACCGTCGTGCTGCGCGTCGGCGACCAGAAAGGCGGCAACCGGTCACTGCTCGAGATATCCGGCTACGCCAAGGATCTGCCCTATAGAATCGAATGGTCGGAGTTTCCCGCGGCCGCGCCGATCCTGGAAGCGCTCAACGCCGGTGCGCTCGACGTCGGCTACACCGGCGATCTCTCCTTCCTGTCGGTCTATGCCGCCGGCGCGCCGATCAAGGCGATCGGCGGCACGAGATCCGACGCGAAGACACAAGCGATCTTGGTGCGCCAGGATTCGCCGATCAAATCGGCGGCCGACCTCAAGGGAAAGCGGCTCGCCGGCACGCGCGGCGGCTGGGGTCAGTTCCTGATCGACGCCACGCTGGAGAAGGCGGAGATCAAGCTGGTGGATGCGACCTTCGCGCCACTCGGACCGGTCGACGCCAAGATCGCGCTGCTTGCCGGCTCGATCGACGCATGGGCGGTGTGGGAGCCCTACGTTTCGTTCGCGACGCTGAAGGACAAGGCCCGCGTGATCGCCAACGGCGAGGGCCTGACGCCGACCATCACCTTCATCGTCGCCTCCGACAACGCCATCGCCACCAAGCGCGCGGCGGTGCAGGACCTCGTGCAGCGGCTGAACAAGGCGCGGCTGTGGTCGCTTGATCACCTTCCGCAATATGCCAAGAGCACGGCCGAGCTGACCAAGCTGCCGGAAGACGTGCTGCTCTCGGCCTACACCGCGCAGCGCACCAGCCCGATCGTGATCGACGAGAGCGTGGTGAAGGAGGTGCAGGCAGCCTCCGACCGCTCGACGCGCTATCGCATCCTGCCGAAAAAGCTCGACGTCGGCAAAGCCGTCGACCGCAGCTTCACGGCCGCGGCCGCAGGCTCGAACTGA
- a CDS encoding carboxylesterase/lipase family protein, translating to MRSVLALLAASIGLCCAGLAAAQPVGQFPFALTREGQMLGAVEGEVASFKGLAYAAPPLGALRWRPPQPTAESSEMHTAYEYGAPCLQPSLPAAREDCLTLNVFRPFGVDGPLPVMMFIHGGAFVMGTASDPVFDGARLAQAGLIVVTVNYRLGVLGWLTHSSLSEGGSGNYGLMDQIAALHWVHDNIAAFGGDPNNVTLFGNGAGATSIALLMLCRQARGLFHKAILQSLPGRAALHSPQEAELVSAHFVEGLASEPDLRAVPPARLLADEDRLLEKFAHAFVPAIDGSLVTEDIAAGFTAGHESRVPLIIGSNDDETRFGDELDVQDELAASGRMIDGLRELYPSLAKPSELKARFYTDKVFSEPARQLARLHAATGAPSFRYRFGYVPEARRASPDRGHGRELQFIFGVEGVPGAGIFSRRDREVASRIRGYWINFARSGDPNGPGLPRWDAAADRDRLLLITNDRIASGDDPLAERLDRIAGESRK from the coding sequence ATGCGATCCGTGCTCGCGCTTCTTGCTGCCTCCATTGGTCTGTGCTGCGCCGGCTTGGCTGCGGCCCAGCCGGTCGGACAATTTCCATTCGCGCTGACGCGTGAAGGACAGATGCTTGGTGCCGTCGAGGGCGAGGTGGCCTCCTTCAAGGGACTGGCTTACGCGGCGCCACCGCTCGGCGCGCTGCGCTGGCGCCCGCCGCAGCCGACGGCCGAGAGTTCGGAGATGCACACCGCCTACGAGTACGGCGCGCCATGCCTTCAGCCGTCGTTGCCTGCCGCGCGCGAGGATTGCCTCACGCTGAACGTGTTTCGTCCCTTCGGGGTCGACGGTCCGCTGCCGGTGATGATGTTCATCCATGGCGGCGCCTTCGTCATGGGCACCGCGAGCGATCCGGTGTTCGACGGCGCCAGGCTGGCGCAAGCCGGCCTCATCGTGGTCACCGTGAATTATCGCCTCGGCGTGCTCGGCTGGCTCACGCATTCCTCGCTGTCGGAGGGCGGCTCCGGCAATTACGGCCTGATGGACCAGATCGCGGCGCTGCATTGGGTCCACGACAACATCGCGGCGTTCGGCGGCGATCCGAACAACGTCACCCTGTTCGGCAACGGCGCAGGCGCGACATCGATCGCATTGCTGATGCTGTGCCGGCAGGCGCGCGGCTTATTCCATAAAGCCATTCTGCAATCGCTGCCCGGCCGTGCAGCTCTGCACTCGCCGCAGGAAGCCGAGCTTGTGAGCGCGCATTTCGTCGAGGGACTCGCTTCCGAGCCGGATCTGCGGGCAGTCCCGCCGGCGCGATTGCTGGCTGACGAAGATCGCCTGCTGGAGAAATTCGCGCACGCCTTTGTGCCGGCAATCGATGGGAGCCTGGTGACGGAGGACATAGCTGCGGGATTTACCGCGGGGCACGAGAGCCGCGTTCCCCTCATCATCGGCTCGAATGATGACGAGACGCGTTTCGGCGACGAACTCGACGTCCAAGACGAGCTCGCAGCATCAGGCCGCATGATCGATGGGCTGCGCGAGCTCTATCCCAGCCTCGCGAAACCTTCGGAGCTGAAGGCTCGGTTCTATACGGACAAGGTCTTTTCCGAGCCGGCAAGACAACTGGCTCGTCTTCACGCGGCCACGGGCGCGCCGAGCTTTCGCTATCGCTTTGGCTATGTGCCCGAAGCGCGGCGCGCAAGTCCCGATCGTGGGCACGGACGCGAATTGCAGTTCATCTTCGGTGTGGAAGGCGTGCCCGGTGCAGGAATTTTTTCGCGACGAGATCGCGAGGTTGCGAGCCGCATTCGCGGTTACTGGATCAATTTTGCAAGGAGCGGCGATCCCAATGGTCCCGGTCTGCCCCGCTGGGACGCGGCCGCAGACCGTGATCGTCTGCTGCTGATCACCAACGATCGCATCGCGAGCGGAGACGACCCCCTCGCGGAGCGTCTCGATCGGATCGCAGGTGAGAGCAGGAAATGA
- a CDS encoding alpha/beta hydrolase fold domain-containing protein has product MPDAMVAARESKATSGAAQQVDVAVVGAGFAGLYLLHRLRKAGFKAVALDEAGDVGGTWYWNRYPGARCDIQTIDYSYTFDPELETAWTWSEKYATQPEILRYLGFVADRYDLRHDIRFKTKVVEAKWDEAAERWLITTDNGPPVSCRHYIMATGCLSAPKPPEIDGVRDFEGKVYFTGRWPHDGVDLAGKRVAVIGTGSSAIQSIPLIAEQAAHLTVFQRTPNFALPAHNGPSPSDRMDLFQSDRAVYREQARQSMTGVPYPQQTVVSWQLSDAERRERFERAWAAGDLVHILTQLWADQAVDVDGNKIVQDLIREKIRAAVKDPETAAALMPHDHPFGAKRPCLDTNYYATYNRPNVTLVNLRQEPIKAITASGITTAKRSVDVDVIVFATGFDAMTGAIRAVHPITGRGGKSLSDVWAQGPQSYLGLTVEGFPNFFMITGPGSPSVLSNMAVSIEQHVDWVVDRLAALRDAGFTTIEPTETAQTGWGRHMADCSMVTLHRLANTWYTGANVPGKVQGLMPYTGGVGPYRSICDEVVSRGMLGFKLTGPNGAAQCNDGEAVRLQPDVRLVLNLLASLNLPPIESMGALGARAFVDEFNKGRPAGRLIGDIVDGTLPVADGALPYRVYKPATPGPHPVVVYFHGGGWVLGDEQSDEPFCRDMVRRTGMIFVSVGYRHAPEHRFPTAAEDGYAATRWIAEHAAELGGKPGPVLVAGWSAGGNIAAVTCQLARDRGGPEIAGQLLVCPVTDCSFDRPSYNDNATAYFLTRSLMYWFWDLYCSPADRTDPRVSPLRGKVEGLPPALVVTCEFDPLRDEGIAYAEAMEAAGVQVEQLKARGHFHSSFAMVDVVITGVPGRVQMAGALRRFAGLPPEISRGDENSHASPGQRIAAAAS; this is encoded by the coding sequence ATGCCTGACGCAATGGTCGCCGCGCGTGAATCCAAGGCGACGAGTGGAGCAGCCCAACAGGTCGATGTCGCCGTGGTCGGCGCCGGGTTTGCCGGCCTCTATCTCCTCCATCGCCTGCGCAAGGCCGGCTTCAAGGCGGTCGCCCTCGACGAGGCCGGCGATGTCGGAGGTACCTGGTACTGGAACCGCTATCCGGGCGCCCGCTGCGACATCCAGACCATCGATTACAGCTACACCTTCGATCCGGAGCTCGAGACCGCCTGGACCTGGTCGGAGAAATACGCGACCCAGCCCGAGATCCTGCGCTATCTCGGCTTTGTCGCCGACCGCTATGACCTCAGGCACGACATCCGCTTCAAGACCAAGGTCGTGGAAGCCAAATGGGACGAGGCCGCCGAGCGCTGGCTGATCACCACCGACAACGGGCCGCCGGTCTCCTGCCGTCACTACATCATGGCCACCGGCTGCCTTTCGGCGCCAAAGCCGCCGGAGATCGACGGCGTCAGGGATTTCGAGGGCAAGGTCTATTTCACCGGACGTTGGCCGCATGACGGCGTCGACCTCGCCGGCAAGCGCGTCGCCGTGATCGGCACGGGCTCGTCGGCCATCCAGTCGATCCCGCTGATCGCCGAGCAGGCCGCGCACCTCACCGTGTTCCAGCGCACGCCGAATTTCGCGCTGCCCGCGCATAACGGCCCTTCGCCGTCCGACCGCATGGACCTGTTCCAGAGCGACCGCGCGGTCTATCGCGAGCAGGCGCGCCAGTCGATGACCGGCGTGCCCTATCCTCAGCAGACCGTCGTGAGCTGGCAGCTCAGCGATGCCGAGCGTCGTGAGCGGTTCGAACGCGCCTGGGCAGCCGGCGACCTCGTCCACATCCTGACGCAGCTTTGGGCCGACCAGGCGGTCGATGTCGACGGCAACAAGATCGTCCAGGATCTGATCCGCGAAAAGATCCGCGCCGCGGTCAAGGATCCCGAGACCGCGGCGGCGCTGATGCCGCACGACCATCCCTTCGGGGCAAAACGTCCCTGCCTCGATACCAACTACTACGCGACCTACAACCGGCCGAACGTCACGCTGGTCAACCTGCGCCAGGAGCCGATCAAGGCGATCACCGCGAGCGGCATCACGACGGCCAAGCGCAGCGTCGACGTGGACGTCATCGTGTTCGCGACCGGCTTTGATGCCATGACCGGCGCGATCCGCGCCGTGCATCCCATCACCGGGCGCGGCGGCAAGTCGCTCTCCGACGTCTGGGCGCAGGGACCGCAGAGCTATCTCGGCCTCACGGTCGAGGGCTTCCCGAACTTCTTCATGATCACGGGCCCCGGCAGCCCGTCGGTGCTGTCGAACATGGCGGTGTCGATCGAGCAGCATGTCGACTGGGTCGTCGACCGCCTTGCAGCGCTGCGCGACGCCGGGTTCACCACGATCGAGCCAACCGAGACGGCACAGACCGGCTGGGGCCGGCACATGGCCGACTGCTCCATGGTGACGCTGCATCGGCTCGCCAACACCTGGTACACGGGCGCCAACGTGCCCGGCAAGGTGCAGGGCCTGATGCCCTATACCGGCGGTGTCGGCCCCTATCGCAGCATCTGCGACGAGGTGGTCAGCCGCGGTATGCTCGGCTTCAAGCTCACCGGCCCCAATGGCGCCGCGCAATGCAATGACGGCGAGGCGGTGCGCCTCCAGCCGGACGTGCGGCTGGTGCTGAACCTGCTCGCGTCGCTGAACCTGCCGCCGATCGAGTCGATGGGCGCACTCGGCGCCCGCGCCTTCGTCGACGAGTTCAACAAGGGCCGCCCCGCGGGGCGGCTGATCGGCGACATCGTCGACGGCACCCTGCCCGTCGCCGACGGTGCGCTGCCCTACCGTGTCTACAAGCCGGCAACGCCGGGACCGCATCCGGTCGTGGTCTATTTCCACGGCGGCGGCTGGGTGCTCGGCGACGAGCAGTCGGACGAGCCGTTCTGCCGCGACATGGTGCGGCGGACCGGCATGATCTTCGTCAGCGTCGGCTACCGCCACGCGCCGGAGCATCGCTTCCCGACCGCGGCCGAGGACGGCTATGCGGCGACGCGCTGGATCGCCGAGCACGCCGCCGAGCTCGGCGGCAAGCCGGGCCCGGTGCTGGTTGCCGGCTGGAGCGCCGGCGGCAACATCGCCGCCGTCACCTGCCAGCTCGCGCGCGACCGCGGCGGGCCTGAGATCGCCGGCCAGCTGCTGGTCTGCCCGGTCACCGACTGCAGCTTCGATCGTCCCTCCTACAACGACAATGCGACCGCGTATTTCCTGACGCGCTCGTTGATGTACTGGTTCTGGGACCTCTATTGCTCGCCGGCCGACCGCACCGACCCGCGCGTCTCGCCGCTGCGCGGCAAGGTCGAAGGGCTGCCGCCGGCCCTCGTCGTCACCTGCGAGTTCGATCCGTTGCGTGACGAGGGCATCGCCTATGCCGAGGCGATGGAAGCTGCCGGCGTCCAAGTCGAGCAGCTCAAGGCGCGCGGGCATTTCCACTCCTCCTTTGCGATGGTGGACGTGGTGATCACGGGCGTGCCGGGCCGGGTGCAGATGGCCGGGGCCTTGCGGCGCTTCGCCGGACTGCCGCCGGAAATCAGCCGCGGCGACGAGAACAGTCACGCCAGCCCGGGGCAAAGGATCGCGGCGGCCGCGAGCTGA
- the glgC gene encoding glucose-1-phosphate adenylyltransferase, with protein MSAVGSEPLARQALAFVLAGGRGSRLLELTDRRAKPAVYFGGKSRIIDFALSNAVNSGIRRIAVATQYKAHSLIRHLQMGWNFFRPERNESFDILPASQRVSENMWYVGTADAVYQNIDIIESHACRFIVVLAGDHIYKMDYEVMLREHVESGADVTVGCLEMPRAESSGFGIMHIDEKGWIQSFLEKPKDPPPMPGKPDVSLASMGIYVFNAKFLFDQLKRDAEDPNSNHDFGKDIIPYLVQNGRAFAHQFSTSCVRSSAHNGAYWRDVGTVDAYWSANIDLTDVVPELDLFDRAWPIWSYAEITPPAKFVHDEESRRGQAVSSLVSGGCIISGASLRRSLLFTGVRINSYANVENAVIMPYVNVGRGARLKNVVIDRGVEIPEGLVVGEDPELDAKRFRTTEQGISLITQPMIDGLNK; from the coding sequence ATGAGTGCCGTCGGTAGTGAGCCGCTTGCCCGCCAGGCGCTGGCCTTCGTCCTCGCCGGTGGGCGCGGCAGCCGGCTTTTGGAGCTGACCGACCGGCGCGCCAAGCCCGCGGTCTATTTCGGGGGAAAATCCCGCATCATCGATTTCGCGCTGTCGAACGCGGTGAACTCCGGCATCCGCCGGATCGCGGTCGCGACCCAGTACAAGGCGCACAGCCTGATCCGGCACCTTCAAATGGGCTGGAACTTCTTCCGCCCGGAACGAAACGAGAGCTTTGACATCCTTCCCGCCAGCCAGCGCGTGTCCGAGAACATGTGGTATGTCGGCACGGCGGACGCGGTCTACCAGAACATCGACATCATCGAATCCCACGCCTGCCGCTTCATCGTGGTGCTGGCCGGCGACCATATCTACAAGATGGACTACGAGGTGATGCTGCGCGAGCATGTCGAGAGCGGCGCCGACGTCACGGTCGGGTGCCTGGAGATGCCGCGCGCGGAATCCTCCGGCTTCGGCATCATGCATATCGACGAGAAGGGCTGGATCCAGTCGTTCCTGGAGAAGCCGAAAGATCCGCCGCCGATGCCCGGCAAGCCGGACGTCTCGCTCGCCAGCATGGGCATCTACGTATTCAACGCGAAGTTCCTGTTCGACCAGCTCAAGCGCGACGCCGAGGATCCGAACTCGAACCACGATTTCGGCAAGGACATCATTCCCTACCTCGTCCAGAACGGCCGCGCGTTCGCGCACCAGTTCTCGACCTCCTGCGTGCGCTCCAGCGCCCACAACGGCGCCTATTGGCGCGACGTCGGCACCGTCGATGCCTACTGGTCCGCCAATATCGATCTCACCGACGTCGTGCCGGAACTCGACCTGTTCGATCGCGCCTGGCCGATCTGGTCCTATGCGGAGATCACGCCGCCGGCCAAGTTCGTTCACGACGAGGAGAGCCGGCGCGGCCAGGCCGTGAGCTCGCTGGTCTCGGGCGGCTGCATCATCTCCGGCGCTTCGCTGCGCCGTTCGCTGCTGTTCACCGGCGTGCGCATCAATTCCTACGCCAATGTTGAGAATGCCGTGATCATGCCTTACGTCAATGTCGGCCGCGGCGCGCGGCTGAAGAACGTCGTGATCGACCGCGGCGTCGAGATTCCGGAGGGCCTCGTCGTCGGCGAAGACCCCGAGCTCGACGCGAAACGATTCCGCACCACCGAGCAAGGCATCTCGCTGATCACCCAGCCGATGATCGACGGGCTCAATAAATGA
- the glgA gene encoding glycogen synthase GlgA: MRPVRVLAVASEVYPIVKTGGLADVAGALPVALKAHGVEMRTLMPGYPDVTRMLAGAEEIWRWPNYFGGPGRLLAASHDGLDLFVLDVPHLYARPGNPYVTSDGMDWPDNGLRFAALSRVAADIGHGLVPAFVPDIVHAHDWQAGLAPAYLHYDNRPRPGTVMTIHNMAYQGKFAPELIGAIGLPWHSFNVDEIEYFGGISFLKAGLQFADRVTTVSPTYAREIQSDEGGMGFGGLLRARASVLSGILNGIDISVWNPQEDPHIAYRFGAEDLTFRAANKAVLQQQFNLDSSDEAPLLGVISRLSWQKGLDLLLKAIPTILSEGMQLALLGSGDRDLQEGYQAAARAHPGRIGVVIGYDEILAHLIQAGSDALIVPSRFEPCGLTQLCALRYGAVPIVSQVGGLEDTIVDIDEADATGHDATGFKFGPVTADALAGTLRKANSAFHDKPTWRRLQRNGLATDVSWRNRAGDYAALYRDLMASRRP; encoded by the coding sequence ATGAGGCCTGTTCGCGTCCTCGCGGTCGCTTCTGAAGTCTACCCCATCGTCAAGACCGGCGGCCTCGCCGACGTCGCCGGCGCGCTGCCGGTGGCGCTGAAGGCGCATGGCGTCGAGATGCGCACGCTGATGCCCGGCTACCCCGACGTGACGCGGATGCTCGCCGGCGCGGAGGAAATCTGGCGTTGGCCAAACTATTTCGGCGGACCGGGCCGGCTGCTCGCAGCCTCGCACGACGGGCTCGATCTGTTCGTGCTCGACGTGCCGCATCTCTACGCACGGCCGGGCAACCCCTATGTCACCAGCGACGGCATGGACTGGCCGGACAACGGCCTGCGCTTTGCCGCGCTGTCACGTGTCGCGGCCGATATCGGGCACGGCCTGGTTCCGGCTTTCGTGCCCGACATTGTGCACGCCCACGACTGGCAGGCGGGGCTCGCACCGGCCTATCTGCACTATGACAACCGTCCGCGGCCCGGCACCGTGATGACGATTCACAACATGGCCTATCAGGGCAAGTTCGCGCCCGAGCTGATCGGTGCGATCGGCCTGCCCTGGCACTCCTTCAACGTCGACGAAATCGAATATTTCGGCGGCATCAGTTTCCTGAAGGCCGGTTTGCAATTTGCCGATCGCGTCACCACGGTGTCGCCGACCTATGCGCGGGAGATCCAGAGCGACGAAGGCGGCATGGGATTCGGCGGCCTCTTGCGCGCACGCGCGAGCGTGCTGAGCGGCATCCTCAACGGCATCGACATATCGGTGTGGAATCCTCAGGAAGACCCGCACATCGCCTACCGCTTCGGCGCGGAAGATCTGACATTCCGGGCCGCGAACAAGGCGGTGCTTCAACAGCAGTTCAATCTCGATTCCTCGGACGAGGCGCCATTGCTGGGCGTCATCAGCCGCCTGTCCTGGCAAAAGGGACTCGATCTCCTGCTCAAGGCCATTCCAACCATCTTGAGCGAAGGCATGCAGCTCGCGCTGCTCGGCAGCGGCGATCGCGATCTCCAGGAGGGCTACCAGGCCGCCGCACGCGCCCATCCCGGCCGGATCGGCGTCGTGATCGGCTACGACGAGATCCTGGCCCATCTGATCCAGGCCGGCTCGGACGCGCTGATCGTGCCTTCGCGCTTCGAGCCGTGCGGCCTGACCCAACTCTGCGCGCTGCGCTATGGCGCCGTCCCGATCGTGTCGCAAGTCGGCGGCCTCGAGGATACCATCGTCGATATCGACGAGGCCGACGCGACCGGCCATGACGCCACCGGCTTCAAGTTCGGCCCCGTGACGGCGGACGCCCTCGCCGGCACGCTACGCAAGGCCAACAGCGCCTTCCATGATAAGCCGACCTGGCGCCGGCTGCAACGAAACGGCCTTGCGACCGACGTCTCCTGGCGCAACCGCGCCGGTGACTATGCTGCGCTCTATCGTGACCTCATGGCATCCCGCCGCCCCTGA
- a CDS encoding serine hydrolase produces the protein MPGYAIAPDGCGVPLERNDGWPVGSVHDDSLVNREALCGMADRLAASEANFHAVLVARNGKLSFEHYFKGADEIPDGIFGRRVETVAFDADTLHDMKSVSKSVASLAVGIAIDRGLIRSVDEPIFSFFPELSDLRSPEKDRIRLVHVLTMSMGLKWVEATPATGDYDNDESRMHMAWDPCRYVLGLPVTAAAGQEFFYNTGALMLVSAIVRKATGRPLDEFARETLFEPLGITSTSWRRYRGDTDAGGGLRLRPRDMAKIGQMVLAGGRWNDRQIVSKAWIDASTAEKIKATDNQSYGYLWWLGQARLNNRKVNWIGALGRGGQSIRIVPQLDLVVAVTAGYYQDYSPEAFRLQFGVFRDVVRAIPPPA, from the coding sequence TTGCCGGGCTACGCGATCGCACCCGACGGCTGCGGTGTCCCGCTTGAGCGGAACGACGGCTGGCCGGTCGGCTCCGTGCATGACGATAGTCTCGTCAATCGCGAGGCGCTGTGCGGGATGGCTGATCGACTCGCCGCGAGCGAGGCCAACTTTCATGCCGTGCTTGTCGCCCGCAATGGCAAGCTGTCGTTCGAGCACTACTTCAAGGGAGCCGACGAGATTCCCGACGGCATTTTCGGCCGCCGCGTGGAAACCGTCGCCTTTGATGCCGACACGCTGCATGACATGAAGTCGGTGTCGAAGAGCGTTGCGTCGCTCGCAGTCGGGATCGCGATAGATCGCGGGCTGATACGCAGCGTCGACGAACCGATCTTCAGCTTCTTCCCCGAGCTGTCCGACTTGCGTTCCCCTGAAAAGGACCGCATCCGGTTGGTGCACGTGCTCACCATGTCGATGGGCCTGAAGTGGGTGGAAGCGACGCCCGCCACGGGCGACTACGACAACGACGAGTCGCGCATGCACATGGCATGGGATCCGTGCCGTTACGTTCTCGGTCTTCCGGTGACCGCCGCGGCGGGGCAGGAGTTCTTCTATAACACCGGCGCGCTCATGCTGGTGTCGGCCATCGTCCGTAAGGCGACAGGACGTCCCCTCGATGAATTTGCGCGTGAGACGTTGTTCGAGCCTCTGGGTATCACCAGCACATCGTGGCGTCGGTACCGGGGGGATACCGATGCCGGAGGGGGATTGCGCTTGCGACCACGCGACATGGCCAAGATCGGCCAGATGGTCCTTGCGGGCGGCCGCTGGAACGATCGCCAAATCGTTTCCAAGGCATGGATCGACGCCTCGACGGCAGAGAAGATCAAGGCGACGGACAATCAGTCTTACGGATACCTATGGTGGCTCGGCCAAGCGCGCCTCAATAACCGGAAGGTCAACTGGATCGGCGCGCTGGGGCGCGGCGGGCAGTCGATCCGCATCGTCCCGCAGCTCGATCTCGTCGTCGCGGTGACTGCGGGCTATTATCAGGATTACAGCCCGGAAGCGTTTCGATTGCAGTTCGGCGTATTCAGGGACGTGGTGCGCGCGATCCCGCCTCCGGCCTGA
- a CDS encoding SemiSWEET transporter produces the protein MDPLVIKLIGFAAATCTTVAYAPQAIKVWKTRSTGDISLGMFLVMVLGLALWLIYGLLSGDAPLIASNAVTMLLAGGILVMKLRYG, from the coding sequence ATGGACCCTCTCGTGATCAAGCTGATCGGCTTTGCTGCCGCCACCTGCACCACCGTGGCCTACGCGCCGCAAGCCATCAAGGTGTGGAAGACCCGCTCCACCGGAGACATCTCGCTCGGCATGTTCCTGGTCATGGTGCTCGGCCTCGCGCTCTGGCTGATCTACGGCCTGCTCTCGGGCGACGCTCCGCTGATCGCCTCGAACGCGGTCACCATGCTGCTCGCCGGCGGCATTCTGGTGATGAAGCTGAGATACGGGTGA
- a CDS encoding septal ring lytic transglycosylase RlpA family protein, which translates to MSRIARAESARISLATSCRLLLAITGAASLAACAQSPVGRQKADLAATSRQAAVERPHRVAALHPRPIRRARVAAKQTASHGVASFYSDTETASGEKFDKNELTAAHPSLPFGTKLRVTDVSSGRFVTVRVNDRGPYVRGRVVDVSPSAAEALGMVDKGITNVRLDVVR; encoded by the coding sequence ATGTCTCGCATCGCACGTGCCGAAAGTGCCCGGATTTCCCTCGCAACCTCGTGCCGGCTGCTGCTCGCCATCACCGGTGCCGCCTCGCTCGCCGCCTGCGCGCAATCGCCGGTCGGTCGCCAGAAGGCCGATCTCGCCGCGACCAGCCGGCAGGCCGCGGTGGAGCGCCCACACAGGGTGGCAGCGCTGCATCCGCGCCCGATCAGGCGGGCGCGCGTCGCAGCAAAGCAGACTGCCTCGCACGGTGTTGCCAGCTTCTACTCGGATACGGAGACCGCGAGCGGCGAGAAGTTCGACAAGAACGAATTGACCGCGGCGCATCCGAGCCTGCCGTTCGGCACCAAGCTGCGCGTCACCGACGTCTCCTCCGGCCGTTTCGTGACCGTCAGGGTCAACGATCGCGGACCCTATGTTCGCGGGCGCGTCGTCGATGTCTCCCCTTCCGCGGCCGAGGCACTGGGTATGGTCGACAAGGGCATCACCAACGTCCGGCTCGACGTCGTGCGATAG
- a CDS encoding class III extradiol ring-cleavage dioxygenase: MTRFPTLFLSHGGGPWPFMEDRRVQYAKTAAEFGRLPQLLPERPKAVLVITGHWEADAFTVSTSPQPPMVYDYYGFPEHTYHLKYPAPGQPELAAQVKALLTQAGLDCREDPDQGFDHGTFVPLGLMYPAADMPIVLLSMKSSYDAAEHIRVGRAIASLRDEGVLIVGSGLTYHNMRGFNRPESKPVSYDFEAYLNEAISNPDAARRNAMLVDWENAPSARLAHPREDHLLPLMVAAGAAGSDVGKRVFVDEVAGVAMASYVFGG; this comes from the coding sequence ATGACGCGATTTCCAACCTTGTTCCTGTCGCATGGTGGCGGCCCCTGGCCGTTCATGGAGGACAGGCGGGTGCAATATGCGAAGACCGCCGCCGAGTTCGGCCGGCTGCCGCAGCTGCTTCCCGAGAGACCGAAAGCCGTGCTCGTCATCACCGGCCATTGGGAGGCCGATGCCTTCACCGTGTCGACCTCGCCGCAGCCGCCGATGGTGTACGACTATTACGGCTTCCCCGAGCACACCTATCACCTCAAATATCCGGCGCCGGGCCAGCCCGAGCTCGCCGCGCAAGTGAAGGCGCTGCTCACGCAGGCCGGCCTCGATTGCCGGGAGGATCCCGATCAGGGCTTTGATCACGGCACCTTCGTGCCGCTCGGCCTGATGTATCCGGCCGCCGACATGCCGATCGTGCTGCTGTCGATGAAGTCGAGCTATGATGCGGCCGAGCATATCAGGGTCGGGCGGGCGATCGCATCGTTGCGCGACGAAGGCGTCCTGATCGTCGGCAGCGGGCTGACCTACCACAACATGCGTGGCTTCAACCGGCCGGAGTCCAAGCCGGTCTCATATGATTTCGAGGCCTATCTGAACGAGGCCATCAGCAATCCGGATGCGGCGCGCCGCAATGCGATGCTGGTCGACTGGGAGAACGCCCCCAGCGCGCGCCTTGCGCATCCGCGCGAGGACCATCTGCTGCCGCTGATGGTCGCGGCCGGCGCCGCCGGCAGCGACGTCGGCAAACGCGTCTTCGTCGACGAGGTCGCGGGCGTTGCGATGGCATCGTATGTGTTTGGTGGCTAA